One window of Marinobacterium aestuarii genomic DNA carries:
- a CDS encoding FAD-dependent oxidoreductase → MKNTKLIILLVLAALIALFFAFDLQQYLSLAELKARQADFNSYYQDNPLQTLGLFFGLYILVTALSLPGAAIMTLAAGALFGLATGLVLVSFASSIGATLAFLVSRYLFQDAVQSRFGNQLGAFNRGVERDGAFYLFTLRLVPLFPFFMINLLMGLTPIKARTFYWVSQVGMLAGTAVFVNAGTQLGQLESLSGILSPAILTSFVLLGIFPLLARKLIDIVKQRRALNHFEKPAQYDYNLVAIGAGAGGLVSTYIGAAVKARVALIEKHRMGGDCLNTGCVPSKALIRSAQRVHDMREAGEVGIEGVTPEVDFERVLESVQDIIRKVEPHDSVERYSGLGVECISGTARVISPYEVEVNGERLTTRNIVIATGARPLVPEVPGLEDIPYYTSDTIWELRSHPGRLLVLGGGPIGCELSQAFARLGADVTQVLRGERLMPREDTDAVAVVAQHFEKDGIQVLTGHDMRHFETSDGQHRLICDHRGEEVAIQFDTLLLALGRTPNARGLGLEEIGVQLDKRGALQVDEYLRSNIPNIYGVGDVTGGYQFTHTAAHQAWYAAVNALFGRFRSFRVDNRVIPWCTFTAPEVARVGLNEQEATAQQVPFEVTRFHMKELDRAITEREEAGFVKVLTVPGKDRILGVTIVGAHAGELIAEYVQAMKQGLGLNKILGTIHIYPTMSEANKYAAGEWKRAHSPQKLLQWVGRYHRWMRGNQTPAKSQPAPSEKPASR, encoded by the coding sequence ATGAAAAATACCAAACTGATCATCCTTCTGGTCCTTGCCGCGCTTATCGCGCTCTTCTTCGCCTTCGATCTGCAGCAGTACCTGAGCCTGGCCGAACTTAAAGCGCGCCAGGCCGACTTCAACAGCTACTACCAGGATAATCCGCTGCAGACCCTGGGTCTGTTCTTTGGCCTCTACATACTGGTAACGGCGCTGTCGCTGCCCGGCGCCGCCATCATGACCCTGGCCGCCGGCGCACTCTTTGGCCTTGCCACCGGCCTGGTACTGGTGTCCTTCGCCAGCAGCATTGGCGCCACCCTGGCGTTTCTGGTGTCCCGCTACCTGTTCCAGGATGCGGTGCAGAGCCGCTTTGGCAATCAGCTCGGCGCCTTTAACCGTGGTGTGGAACGGGACGGTGCCTTTTACCTCTTTACCCTGCGCCTGGTACCGCTGTTTCCGTTCTTCATGATCAACCTGCTGATGGGCCTGACACCCATCAAGGCCCGCACCTTTTACTGGGTCAGCCAGGTCGGCATGCTGGCCGGCACCGCCGTGTTCGTTAATGCCGGCACCCAGCTGGGTCAGCTGGAAAGCCTGTCCGGCATACTGTCGCCGGCGATCCTCACCTCCTTTGTATTGCTGGGCATCTTCCCGCTGCTGGCCCGCAAGCTAATTGATATCGTCAAACAGCGCCGCGCCCTGAACCACTTTGAAAAACCCGCTCAGTATGACTACAACCTGGTGGCCATAGGCGCCGGCGCCGGTGGCCTGGTGAGCACCTACATAGGTGCGGCAGTCAAGGCTCGGGTGGCGCTGATTGAAAAGCACCGCATGGGGGGCGACTGCCTGAACACCGGCTGCGTGCCGAGCAAGGCGCTGATCCGCTCGGCCCAGCGAGTGCACGATATGCGCGAGGCGGGCGAGGTGGGTATTGAGGGCGTCACCCCCGAGGTGGATTTCGAGCGCGTACTCGAATCCGTACAGGATATTATTCGCAAGGTAGAACCCCATGATTCCGTCGAGCGCTACAGCGGCCTGGGTGTCGAGTGCATCAGCGGCACAGCCAGAGTCATCTCGCCCTACGAGGTGGAGGTCAATGGCGAACGCCTGACCACGCGCAATATCGTTATCGCCACCGGCGCCCGCCCGCTGGTACCCGAGGTTCCGGGGCTTGAAGATATTCCCTATTACACCTCGGATACCATTTGGGAGCTGCGCTCACACCCAGGCCGCCTGCTGGTGCTGGGTGGCGGCCCTATCGGCTGCGAGCTGAGCCAGGCCTTTGCCCGCCTGGGCGCCGATGTTACCCAGGTGCTGCGTGGCGAGCGACTGATGCCCCGGGAAGACACAGATGCCGTGGCGGTGGTCGCCCAGCACTTCGAAAAAGACGGCATCCAGGTTCTGACCGGCCATGACATGCGCCACTTTGAAACCAGTGACGGCCAGCACCGCCTGATCTGTGACCACCGGGGCGAGGAAGTGGCCATCCAGTTCGACACCCTGCTGCTGGCACTCGGTCGCACGCCCAATGCTAGGGGGCTCGGGCTGGAGGAAATCGGCGTCCAGCTCGACAAGCGTGGCGCCCTGCAGGTGGATGAGTACCTGCGCAGCAACATTCCCAATATCTACGGGGTTGGCGATGTGACCGGCGGCTACCAGTTTACCCACACCGCCGCCCACCAGGCCTGGTACGCCGCCGTGAACGCCCTGTTCGGCCGTTTCCGCAGTTTTCGTGTCGACAACCGCGTGATTCCCTGGTGCACCTTCACCGCACCGGAGGTTGCCCGTGTCGGCCTGAACGAACAGGAAGCAACAGCGCAACAGGTGCCGTTTGAAGTCACCCGCTTCCATATGAAGGAGCTGGATAGGGCCATCACCGAAAGAGAGGAAGCGGGCTTCGTGAAGGTGCTAACCGTACCGGGCAAGGATCGCATTCTGGGTGTGACCATCGTCGGCGCCCATGCCGGCGAGCTGATCGCCGAATACGTGCAGGCCATGAAGCAGGGACTGGGGCTGAACAAGATCCTGGGCACCATCCACATCTACCCCACCATGAGTGAGGCCAACAAGTACGCCGCCGGCGAATGGAAACGCGCCCATAGCCCGCAAAAGCTGCTGCAGTGGGTCGGCCGTTACCACCGCTGGATGCGCGGCAACCAGACGCCTGCGAAATCACAGCCCGCGCCGAGCGAGAAGCCCGCGTCACGGTGA
- the ureG gene encoding urease accessory protein UreG: MNDYKSPLRIGVGGPVGSGKTALLEVLCKAMRDQYNIAVVTNDIYTQEDAKILTQAEALAADRIIGVETGGCPHTAIREDASMNLAAVEELARRHKTLDLVFVESGGDNLSATFSPELADLTIYVIDVAEGEKIPRKGGPGITRSDLLIINKIDLAPYVGADLNVMDQDTRRMRPNKPYVFTNLKLGTGVDEIIAFVIKQGMLDAA, from the coding sequence ATGAACGATTACAAATCTCCGCTGCGTATCGGTGTAGGCGGCCCTGTAGGCTCCGGCAAGACGGCGCTGCTGGAAGTGCTGTGCAAGGCCATGCGCGATCAGTACAACATCGCGGTGGTCACTAATGATATCTACACCCAGGAAGACGCCAAGATACTGACCCAGGCTGAAGCTCTGGCGGCGGATCGCATTATCGGCGTCGAAACCGGCGGCTGCCCGCACACGGCGATCCGTGAAGACGCCTCCATGAATCTGGCGGCGGTGGAAGAGCTGGCGCGGCGTCACAAGACGCTGGATCTGGTCTTCGTCGAAAGCGGTGGTGACAACCTCAGCGCCACCTTCAGCCCGGAACTGGCCGACCTGACCATTTATGTTATCGATGTGGCTGAAGGCGAGAAGATCCCGCGCAAGGGCGGCCCCGGCATTACCCGTTCCGATCTGCTGATTATCAACAAGATCGATCTGGCACCCTACGTGGGGGCGGACCTGAATGTGATGGATCAGGACACCAGGCGCATGCGCCCCAACAAGCCCTATGTGTTTACCAACCTGAAGTTGGGCACCGGGGTGGACGAAATCATCGCCTTTGTGATTAAGCAGGGCATGCTAGACGCCGCCTGA
- a CDS encoding urease accessory protein UreF yields MLPDLRLYQLTSPSLPVGGFTYSQGLEWAIERGWVTSIESLGDWLESVLNHSLVTLELPLLSRLHTAFGQQNWMQVDDYCQWLLCCRETRELRQEERQRGAALATLLPSLGIEILPELAESVRSTQLAGFALAAVRWDIAPRDALLGFCWSWLEAGVMAGVKLVPLGQTAGQQLLLRLSERVPAALEQALCIDDDHIGSSTLALAIASSRHETQYTRLFRS; encoded by the coding sequence ATGCTACCGGATTTGCGCCTGTATCAGCTCACCAGCCCCTCGTTGCCGGTGGGTGGTTTTACCTACTCCCAGGGGCTTGAATGGGCGATTGAGCGTGGCTGGGTCACATCAATCGAGAGCCTTGGCGACTGGCTTGAAAGTGTGCTGAATCACAGTCTGGTGACGCTGGAACTGCCACTGCTGAGCCGGCTTCATACTGCCTTTGGGCAGCAGAATTGGATGCAGGTGGATGACTACTGTCAGTGGCTGCTCTGTTGCCGTGAAACCCGTGAGTTGCGTCAGGAAGAGCGCCAGCGCGGGGCCGCTTTGGCAACGCTGCTGCCGAGCCTGGGGATCGAAATTCTGCCTGAGCTGGCTGAGTCAGTGCGCAGTACTCAGCTGGCGGGCTTTGCACTGGCGGCGGTGCGCTGGGACATAGCGCCACGGGATGCGCTGCTGGGGTTTTGCTGGAGCTGGCTCGAAGCCGGTGTCATGGCGGGGGTCAAGCTGGTGCCGCTGGGGCAGACGGCCGGTCAACAACTGCTGCTGCGCCTGTCCGAGCGTGTGCCGGCGGCACTGGAGCAGGCTCTTTGTATTGATGACGACCATATCGGCAGCTCGACACTGGCGCTGGCGATTGCCAGCAGCCGACACGAAACGCAGTACACGCGCCTGTTCAGATCCTGA
- a CDS encoding HupE/UreJ family protein, which produces MKITHKAAAATLLTLASPLALAHTGSDMAGFAAGFLHPLTGLDHLAMLLGVGALGASQALRARAGIYGAALIALFGGALLGLATGWAYGIELMIGLSLFVVAAGLWFGRGKVLALMASVVLVLFHGWAHGLEVAPAQMALFLPGMLLMACGLLGAGYGLGRFMAPKALGASSALTAIALALFA; this is translated from the coding sequence ATGAAGATCACCCACAAGGCAGCCGCAGCGACCCTGCTGACACTGGCATCACCCCTGGCTCTGGCCCATACAGGGTCAGACATGGCGGGTTTTGCCGCAGGCTTCCTGCACCCGCTGACCGGCCTCGATCATTTGGCGATGCTGCTGGGTGTCGGTGCCCTGGGGGCGAGCCAGGCGCTGCGCGCCCGTGCCGGCATCTATGGCGCAGCCTTGATCGCACTTTTTGGTGGTGCGCTGCTGGGGCTGGCCACCGGCTGGGCTTACGGCATCGAGCTGATGATTGGGCTGTCGCTGTTTGTGGTGGCGGCGGGCCTGTGGTTCGGGCGTGGCAAGGTCCTGGCGCTGATGGCATCGGTCGTGCTGGTGCTGTTTCATGGTTGGGCCCACGGGCTTGAAGTGGCCCCTGCGCAGATGGCGCTGTTCCTGCCGGGCATGTTGCTCATGGCCTGTGGCCTGCTGGGTGCGGGTTACGGACTGGGCCGCTTTATGGCGCCAAAGGCATTGGGTGCCAGCAGTGCGCTGACCGCCATCGCGCTCGCACTCTTTGCCTGA
- the ureE gene encoding urease accessory protein UreE: protein MIHLIKVLDSPRPHSAELRLPIDKRIKSRLRAELEDGREVGLFLPRGLTLRNGDLLQSDDGLVVRIEAAPEPVSTVRSNNALALARVCYHLGNRHVPLQVEAGWVRYLHDHVLDDMVRGLGLEVAFEEAPFEPEAGAYQGGTHAGSHSHSHSHSHASDGNDESAHAGHSH from the coding sequence ATGATTCATCTGATCAAAGTGCTGGATTCGCCCCGGCCCCACAGCGCCGAACTGCGGCTGCCCATCGATAAGCGCATCAAGAGCCGGCTGCGTGCCGAACTTGAAGATGGCCGCGAGGTCGGGCTCTTTCTGCCCCGGGGGCTGACGCTGCGCAACGGCGATCTGCTGCAGTCCGACGATGGCCTGGTGGTGCGCATAGAAGCGGCGCCGGAACCTGTGTCCACCGTGCGCAGCAATAACGCCCTGGCGCTGGCGCGGGTCTGCTATCACCTGGGCAACCGCCATGTGCCGCTGCAAGTCGAGGCCGGCTGGGTGCGCTATCTGCATGACCATGTGCTGGACGACATGGTGCGCGGTCTTGGGTTGGAGGTGGCTTTTGAGGAGGCACCCTTTGAGCCCGAAGCCGGTGCCTATCAGGGCGGGACCCATGCTGGTTCACACAGCCATTCACACAGCCATTCACATGCGAGTGATGGCAATGACGAGAGTGCTCATGCCGGCCACAGCCACTGA
- the ureC gene encoding urease subunit alpha: MARISRQAYAEMFGPTTGDRLRLADTELWLEVERDFTVYGDEVKFGGGKVIRDGMGQGQFPSSQTMDLVITNALILDHWGIVKADVGIKAGRIAAIGKAGNSDVQPGVDILIGPGTEILAGEGQILTAGGIDSHIHFICPQQIEEALTSGITTMLGGGTGPATGTNATTCTPGPWNMHRMLQAADTLPMNIGFLGKGNASQPEALREQVAAGAIGLKLHEDWGTTPASINCALSVAEEMDVQVAIHTDTLNESGFVEETLKAIGGRTIHTYHTEGAGGGHAPDIIRAAGYVNVLPSSTNPTRPYTVNTVDEHLDMLMVCHHLDPGIAEDVAFAESRIRRETIAAEDLLHDLGAFSMISSDSQAMGRVGEVITRTWQTAHKMKVQFGSLAGDPAGHDNTRLKRYIAKYTINPALAHGIAHEVGSIEVGKLADLVLWRPAFFGTKPSIILKGGLIAAAPMGDPNASIPTPQPVHYRPMFGAYGGACQATSMLFMSQAAIAADVAGQVGLKSLIGEVRNCRSVTKNDMVHNSYQPVIEVDSQTYQVRADGRLLICEPAAVLPMAQRYFLF, translated from the coding sequence ATGGGGCAGGGGCAGTTCCCCAGCAGCCAGACTATGGATCTGGTCATCACCAATGCGCTGATTCTGGATCACTGGGGCATCGTCAAGGCGGATGTGGGCATCAAGGCCGGGCGTATCGCGGCCATCGGTAAGGCCGGTAATTCCGATGTGCAGCCGGGCGTCGATATTCTGATCGGCCCTGGCACCGAGATACTCGCCGGCGAAGGCCAGATTCTCACCGCTGGCGGCATCGACTCCCATATTCACTTTATCTGCCCGCAGCAGATCGAAGAGGCGCTGACGTCCGGCATCACTACTATGCTGGGCGGCGGCACCGGGCCTGCTACCGGCACCAATGCCACTACTTGTACGCCGGGGCCCTGGAACATGCATCGCATGCTGCAGGCCGCCGATACGCTGCCCATGAACATCGGCTTTCTGGGCAAGGGTAACGCCAGCCAGCCCGAAGCACTGCGCGAGCAGGTGGCGGCCGGCGCCATTGGTCTCAAGCTGCATGAAGACTGGGGCACCACACCGGCCTCGATCAACTGCGCGCTCAGTGTGGCCGAGGAAATGGATGTGCAGGTGGCGATTCACACCGACACCCTGAACGAGTCTGGCTTTGTGGAGGAAACCCTCAAGGCCATCGGCGGGCGCACCATCCATACCTACCACACCGAGGGCGCCGGCGGTGGCCATGCGCCGGACATCATCCGGGCGGCGGGCTATGTCAATGTGCTGCCCTCATCCACCAATCCGACGCGGCCCTACACCGTCAATACGGTGGATGAGCACCTGGACATGCTGATGGTCTGCCATCACCTGGACCCGGGCATCGCCGAGGACGTGGCCTTTGCCGAGTCGCGCATCCGCCGCGAAACCATCGCCGCCGAAGACCTGCTGCACGACCTGGGGGCCTTCTCGATGATCTCGTCCGACTCCCAGGCCATGGGACGGGTGGGGGAAGTGATTACCCGCACCTGGCAGACAGCCCACAAGATGAAGGTGCAGTTCGGCAGTCTGGCCGGTGATCCGGCCGGGCACGACAACACGCGCCTCAAGCGTTATATCGCCAAGTACACCATCAATCCGGCGCTGGCCCACGGTATTGCCCATGAAGTGGGTTCTATCGAAGTCGGCAAACTGGCGGACCTGGTGCTCTGGCGGCCGGCGTTTTTTGGCACCAAACCCAGCATTATCCTCAAGGGTGGCCTGATTGCCGCGGCGCCAATGGGGGACCCGAATGCGTCCATCCCCACGCCGCAGCCGGTGCACTACAGGCCCATGTTTGGTGCCTATGGCGGTGCCTGTCAGGCGACCTCCATGCTGTTCATGTCCCAGGCGGCCATTGCCGCCGATGTGGCAGGGCAGGTGGGGCTCAAGAGCCTGATCGGCGAGGTGCGCAACTGTCGCAGCGTGACCAAGAACGACATGGTGCACAACAGCTATCAGCCGGTGATCGAGGTGGACTCGCAAACCTACCAGGTGCGGGCCGATGGTCGCTTGCTGATCTGTGAGCCTGCCGCGGTACTGCCGATGGCACAGCGCTACTTTCTGTTCTGA